Genomic segment of Salvia splendens isolate huo1 chromosome 12, SspV2, whole genome shotgun sequence:
AACTTAATTTTGTGCCTAGCTTGATGTATTGATAAAGTTGATTATGCTCACTAAGCAGGATGTATTGATAAAGTAGAAGGCATGATGCCCATACTTTGGACGCATCAGAAGGCAGAGAGAGACGAGAATAGCAGCGATATCATGAGCTGAAACTGTAACATGTATGCTACAATAATGCACTAAAGAACTGCAAGTGTTCATGAGTCCTGACCTTCAGCAGCTTCTTTGTAGAAAAGCAGTGATTCTTTAGCTGTCCCTCGTCTCAAATAAGCCTTCACGTACTGCAGGGTGGAGTGGGGAGGATGAAATAAAGTCAGATAACACCCAACATGGAAGCAGGTAAAATACAAATGGGACCATGAACATGTTGATTTAGTGGGGAAAACTAGATTCAGAAACAGAAACATAACAGCAATATTATTAGGAAAAGCAAGAGCAAGCTCCCTGACCTTTTTATCCAGAGATATTGCCTTGCTACAGTCTTCTTCAGCTTGCTGGTAGCTGCACAGAAAGCTATGTGTAAGGACAAAATTTTGTCAAATGACTTAAGAAAATGCTGCTTTAAATAATGGTGGAATGTGTCCAACCATCCCAACTCCAAATAAGCAGCTGCCCGATTGGAATAGTAGGCAGCATTTGCATCATTCAATTTGATTGCCTCGGTATAAAAATTGACTGCCTTATTCCACTGTTTTCCTTTGTATGCAGCATTACCCTGTAGGAATATTATGTAGAAAAGAATGACATTAGAAACCATCCTGAAGTAAGAAGGCGTCATAAGAAAGGAAATTTATGCAGAACAAGATTACAGATGGTATACTACTCGAAGAACTAAAAATATAAGTACAGGACAGATATATTGTTGTCCACTAGAACAGGTATATTCCAGACCAGTAGCAAATTGAGATCGCGGGCTTGTAAAGTCCAAAGTATGTAATATGTGCCATAGAAACAAGAACGCTATGACATTACAGTGTCGCATTTATATCTCTCCAAATGGTAACCTGATCAGCCTCTATCAGTTAATCCGGAAGAAAGATGGCTTACTAAAACTATCGTTGCAAATCttaaatttaaatccaaatctATATACTGTCACCCCTATTGCAGTTTAGATTGTTCCAATGGCATCTTTAGGGCCATAGCCACACTCTGTGACAAGGACATGTTATAAGGTTTAAAGTGCAATCATGTCTTTTGAGCTTCTATTTCTATTTGATTTCCCCTCTTTTTCCAAGTGTTAACTGGTTTTCACCTAGTGTGTGTCTTGTCATGTTGTGGGTGACTGGGTGTGGGTGTGTTATCATGTTGTCCGGCAGGACAAAAACATGCCAGCGCTAAAATCTTTACTCTCACTCTGACAAGCATAGTCACTACATACTTCTAAGTCCATCAAGACAAGTTCACCCAAACAAATAGCCTTTCGGAGATGTGCATCTTACAGTAAAATAACACTACACCTCTAAAAATATCATAAGAACAATTTGAGTTGACATTTAAAGAAACTCAAGAGAATTTAGTATCTCATTATCAGAGTGGAGAAATGCACCTTTTCTTTAAGAAGTTCGGCAGTATCCATGTTATTGTTGGTATCAGGCAGTGGAGAGGAACTGGATATGATGCCGGCTTCTTGTTGAAGAGAGGAATACATATCCAAGACAGTATCAAGTAGGAATTTATCAGTCCCATGTGATGCAACAAGTGATATAGAAACCGGAGAGTCATCATGTATCCCAAGTGGAATCGCTGcctacaaattcaaaattacaaGATGAAAGATGACCATATGGGTATATTAGTGTATGGCAGATACTTGGGAGTCCTTATGGAATGGTTGGGTGCATGGGTGAGGATTGTGAGAAGCAACCAAAACCTTGCTATATAGATTACCTGACAACCTCCAGACATACTTGTTATTCCCAACAAAGCATATGTTCTGTCATGGAACTCAGCAAGGAGACTCTTTTTGGAATTTAGCTTGGGCGGGGGATCACACACTGTGGGAATTATTAATATCCCATTATCCTTCAAAAATAAGCATACGTATATAAGAAACAAAATCTACAACTAGAAGAAAGAATCAAAGAATATATCGCAACCAACAAATGTTTCAACAGTAGAAAACAAGAAAGCATCCATCGTTCTTCCGCACTCCACGAAATACTGGCTCCTACTTTATTAGCAGAATACAATTTCCATCAATCTAAAATACTTGCTTGGACTATAATAATTCTTGCATCTCTTCCAGAATCCATAATGCTCAGTTTAAGGTACAAAAGCACTCATTCCCAGCTTAATTAACAATACCACTGTGGTTATGGATTTAGAGTATAACAGTATTCTCTATCTAACCATATAATGGAATCATAAACATGATAGTGATATTAAATTTTctcttcaaattcaattaaGTTAGCCACCAACACCAGATGAAACCAAGGTCAATTAAAGATGTAAAATATCCCAAACTTTTGTCTGGGTCTAATATTGCCACCAAAGTTTTCCTTTACGCCAATTGATACATCAAAAGACAAACATGGGTtttcccaaaaaggaatattaTGAATTGTGATGTACCGAAGAATAAACAAGAACTATCTAAAAACACCCACCAGAGAGCCCCAAATCTCAGTCAATCTTGCCGCACAATAAAGGAGAAGCCTACACTGTTGAAAATACGGTGGCATACCTTCAAAAGGCTCCGCAGAGCTGCTCGTATTTCTGCTTTAACTTTATACAGACTTTTTACATTCTCTTGGGTCGTGTTTATTGCTGCCAAAACACGATTAGAGATATCAGGGCCTAGTTTCGGCTTGATGGATTTAACCCACTCTTCATGATTGATTTTGAACTCATGTCTGAAAAGCAAAAATGATGATCAGAGATAAATAAACTAGATACATTGAAAATATTGGTCAACTTAGATCCTTGCATGGAAATCAACTTTTCTTCATTTGTATTCCTTTCCACGAGAGgaagaaatgaataaaaatttaaGAAGCTCCAGCAATTTATTTGCTGAGAACTGAAGAAAATTACTTGTATAAGTTGCTACATATACTACAACTTCATAATACAAGATCGATTTagcaaataattatattttcaggGAAAACCTTTGCAACAGTAGCATTGCTGAAGACAATGCTCTTAATGTAGCTGCAGTTTGCTTGTTTGACGATTCTTCAAAGAAGAGTTCCAGGCTCGGGACATTTGATGCAATGAACTGACCAAATTGAATATGTTTAGGTTTCCCATCTACAACATAAAGAACAAATGTAAGGTCAAAGGAGATGTGCATATATTTCGAAATATTTTTTCCCTATTAGCAAACTAAGTTGAAGCAGAAAAATAATGTATTTGTATTATAAATGGTGCAAAAACTTACAGCCAGATAACTTTTCCATTGCTT
This window contains:
- the LOC121759336 gene encoding outer envelope protein 64, mitochondrial-like isoform X2, giving the protein MPNLSKLNVSHPKVWVVIGVGLAGVLILAEVHRRRLNAKSSVSEDFGAFVERFELLPYPQPPPPAARLPLSGLTFAISDNFDVKGYITGYGSADWKRTHEATSNTAEAVKTMLRSGATCVGKTVMDQLGFGIIGENKNYGTPINPQKPSSVPGGSSSGSAVAVAAQIVDFALGIDSVGCIRVPAAYCGIFGFRPSHGLVSTVGVLPNSQSLDTIGWFSSDPSMLHRVGHALLRLSPLEPKRTRHIIIADDLFQLSKVPLHKTVSVVSKAMEKLSGYGKPKHIQFGQFIASNVPSLELFFEESSNKQTAATLRALSSAMLLHEFKINHEEWVKSIKPKLGPDISNRVLAAINTTQENVKSLYKVKAEIRAALRSLLKDNGILIIPTVCDPPPKLNSKKSLLAEFHDRTYALLGITSMSGGCQAAIPLGIHDDSPVSISLVASHGTDKFLLDTVLDMYSSLQQEAGIISSSSPLPDTNNNMDTAELLKEKGNAAYKGKQWNKAVNFYTEAIKLNDANAAYYSNRAAAYLELGCYQQAEEDCSKAISLDKKYVKAYLRRGTAKESLLFYKEAAEDFKHALVLEPQNKVASQAEKRLRKLIG
- the LOC121759336 gene encoding outer envelope protein 64, mitochondrial-like isoform X1, which encodes MPNLSKLNVSHPKVWVVIGVGLAGVLILAEVHRRRLNAKSSVSEDFGAFVERFELLPYPQPPPPAARLPLSGLTFAISDNFDVKGYITGYGSADWKRTHEATSNTAEAVKTMLRSGATCVGKTVMDQLGFGIIGENKNYGTPINPQKPSSVPGGSSSGSAVAVAAQIVDFALGIDSVGCIRVPAAYCGIFGFRPSHGLVSTVGVLPNSQSLDTIGWFSSDPSMLHRVGHALLRLSPLEPKRTRHIIIADDLFQLSKVPLHKTVSVVSKAMEKLSGYGKPKHIQFGQFIASNVPSLELFFEESSNKQTAATLRALSSAMLLLQRHEFKINHEEWVKSIKPKLGPDISNRVLAAINTTQENVKSLYKVKAEIRAALRSLLKDNGILIIPTVCDPPPKLNSKKSLLAEFHDRTYALLGITSMSGGCQAAIPLGIHDDSPVSISLVASHGTDKFLLDTVLDMYSSLQQEAGIISSSSPLPDTNNNMDTAELLKEKGNAAYKGKQWNKAVNFYTEAIKLNDANAAYYSNRAAAYLELGCYQQAEEDCSKAISLDKKYVKAYLRRGTAKESLLFYKEAAEDFKHALVLEPQNKVASQAEKRLRKLIG